A DNA window from Gigantopelta aegis isolate Gae_Host unplaced genomic scaffold, Gae_host_genome ctg5386_pilon_pilon, whole genome shotgun sequence contains the following coding sequences:
- the LOC121366350 gene encoding uncharacterized protein LOC121366350, with the protein MNDPLQICHLVELCLRSTFFRFGDKLYEQTDGTAMGSPLSPTVANIFMEDFEMTAISTFHLQPKTVERYVDDTFVIWPTQLSLQDFLSHINSLHDRIEFTMEMEVNNSITFLDVLISKNNKQATTTVYENPQGESYQTYAQRIPPP; encoded by the coding sequence ATGAATGACCCACTTCAGATCTGTCATCTAGTAGAACTATGCCTCAGATCAACCTTCTTCAGGTTTGGAGATAAACTCTATGAACAGACGGACGGCACAGCCATGGGTTCACCACTATCACCCACAGTAGCCAATatttttatggaagattttgaAATGACTGCTATCTCAACCTTTCATCTACAACCCAAAACTGTGGAGAGATACGTCGATGACACCTTCGTCATCTGGCCTACACAGCTTTCCTTACAGGATTTTCTGTCCCACATCAATAGCCTACATGATAGGATTGAGTTCACAATGGAGATGGAAGTTAACAACTCCATCACCTTCTTAGATGTACTCATCTCAAAGAATAACAAACAGGCTACTACAACAGTTTACGAAAACCCTCAAGGAGAGAGCTATCAAACGTATGCTCAGAGGATACCTCCCCCATGA